A part of Halobaculum sp. MBLA0143 genomic DNA contains:
- a CDS encoding response regulator transcription factor, whose protein sequence is MSGESTVLVVDDEVEVARAYAAWLDDGYEVQTAHDGREALAVVSESIDVVLLDRRMPRLSGDEALERIRARGYDVRVAVVTAVDPDFDVVEMPFDTYLTKPVNQSDLFAAVETLSALAEYDDAVLREFALAEKRAALEAAKPAAELSADERFARLDEALSEARCEAIDRLGEVDHETATAALSGLSADVNARHGAVSSW, encoded by the coding sequence ATGTCAGGGGAGTCTACAGTGCTCGTGGTCGACGACGAGGTAGAGGTCGCCAGGGCGTACGCCGCCTGGCTGGACGACGGCTACGAGGTACAGACGGCACACGACGGTCGAGAGGCGCTGGCGGTCGTCTCTGAGTCCATCGACGTGGTGTTGTTGGATCGTCGGATGCCACGACTCTCCGGCGACGAGGCGTTGGAGCGCATCCGTGCCCGGGGGTACGACGTACGGGTGGCGGTCGTGACGGCCGTCGATCCGGACTTCGACGTGGTGGAGATGCCGTTCGACACCTACCTGACGAAGCCGGTGAACCAGTCGGACCTGTTCGCGGCCGTCGAGACGCTGTCGGCGCTCGCGGAGTACGACGACGCCGTCCTCCGAGAGTTCGCGCTGGCCGAGAAACGCGCGGCGCTGGAGGCGGCCAAGCCGGCGGCGGAGCTGTCGGCGGACGAACGGTTCGCCAGGTTGGACGAGGCGCTGTCGGAGGCGCGGTGTGAAGCCATCGACCGGCTGGGAGAGGTGGACCACGAGACGGCGACGGCGGCGTTGTCCGGGCTGTCTGCGGACGTGAACGCCCGTCACGGTGCGGTGTCGTCCTGGTAA
- the pth2 gene encoding peptidyl-tRNA hydrolase Pth2, with translation MKQTIAVRTDLGMGTGKLAAQVAHASLSAYEDTDSRAASEWKGSGQQKVVLKVDGESQLFELADRADREGLPNAVIRDAGRTQLDPGTVTALAVGPGREESVDRVTGDLSLY, from the coding sequence GTGAAACAGACCATCGCCGTCCGGACGGACCTCGGGATGGGCACCGGGAAGCTCGCCGCACAGGTGGCGCACGCCTCGCTGTCGGCCTACGAGGACACGGACAGCCGTGCCGCCAGCGAGTGGAAAGGGTCGGGCCAACAGAAGGTCGTCCTGAAAGTCGACGGGGAGTCACAGCTGTTCGAACTGGCCGACCGCGCCGACCGCGAGGGACTCCCCAACGCCGTGATTCGAGACGCCGGCCGCACCCAACTCGACCCCGGCACCGTCACCGCGCTGGCTGTCGGGCCCGGGCGCGAGGAGTCCGTCGACCGCGTCACCGGCGACCTGTCACTCTACTGA
- a CDS encoding DUF429 domain-containing protein: protein MTTPRRVVGVDFGAAGRSAGEKTWIAVCRRTDDGLAVERLATATETLGVDGTDRETVLPALVEFLADPPAPTVAGLDFPFSLPAEFLGFGGDPDDSDDEPNSPEGLWRSFLADTPERWGVLGAVDDPKALYETARETADERGFPRTRAADDDYGGQEPAGYRIRTQTFYGIAAVLAPLVDGGARVPPIAPAPDADLTLLETYPAAVFDALDAVREGYKPDTRAGVAARRDNRASLRAAGVAVDGVAADCLTATDDALDAVAAAHAAAADYTPAVEGSYTPRERVEGVIFDGDRSLPEGR from the coding sequence GTGACGACACCCCGCCGCGTCGTCGGTGTCGACTTCGGCGCCGCCGGGCGCTCGGCCGGCGAGAAGACCTGGATCGCCGTCTGCCGCCGGACGGACGACGGCCTCGCCGTCGAGCGACTGGCGACCGCGACGGAGACGCTCGGCGTCGACGGCACGGACCGCGAGACCGTGCTCCCGGCGCTCGTCGAGTTCCTGGCCGACCCGCCCGCGCCGACGGTCGCCGGACTGGACTTCCCGTTCTCGCTGCCGGCCGAGTTTCTCGGCTTCGGCGGCGACCCGGACGACTCGGACGACGAACCGAACAGTCCGGAGGGGCTGTGGCGGTCGTTCCTCGCTGACACCCCCGAGCGCTGGGGCGTGCTCGGCGCCGTCGACGACCCGAAGGCACTGTACGAGACCGCCCGCGAGACGGCCGACGAACGAGGGTTCCCCCGCACTCGGGCGGCCGACGACGACTACGGCGGCCAGGAGCCGGCGGGCTACCGTATCCGGACCCAGACGTTCTACGGGATCGCTGCGGTTCTGGCGCCGCTCGTCGACGGCGGCGCCCGGGTGCCGCCGATTGCGCCGGCGCCAGACGCCGACCTCACGCTCCTGGAGACGTACCCCGCGGCCGTCTTCGACGCGTTGGACGCCGTGCGCGAGGGGTACAAGCCGGATACTCGGGCCGGCGTCGCCGCCCGCCGCGACAACCGCGCGTCGCTGCGAGCCGCCGGCGTCGCCGTCGACGGCGTCGCCGCCGACTGTCTCACCGCGACGGACGACGCCTTGGACGCCGTCGCCGCCGCTCACGCCGCCGCCGCGGACTACACTCCCGCCGTCGAGGGGTCGTACACCCCCCGCGAACGGGTGGAGGGGGTGATCTTCGACGGTGACCGCTCACTCCCAGAGGGTCGGTGA
- a CDS encoding NAD-dependent epimerase/dehydratase family protein, with protein sequence MTDTVLVTGGLGRSGRWIVDRLAPEHRVHCVDLDHPGYEVDAGENVAFAAADLTDAGETLALVDRVDPDAVVHWAAIPTPERHAGPRVFETNVTATYNVLSAAGRVGADVVQASSEASYGLAFADEPRLPAELPITVDHPQEPEDPYGLGKVVAEETAETVVRRDGVAVTSVRPSWIQYPGEYECRPVDDLAAGAGNCWSYVDARDVADLVAAAVADPPTGHEPVHAAAADSYLDRPTADAVREFFGDLPTDCSLSGRASALSTARARELFDWAPEHGWETAAEATVASPTLWE encoded by the coding sequence GTGACAGACACTGTCCTCGTCACCGGCGGCCTGGGTCGCTCCGGTCGTTGGATCGTCGACAGACTCGCGCCGGAGCACCGCGTCCACTGTGTCGACCTGGATCACCCGGGCTACGAGGTCGACGCCGGCGAGAACGTCGCCTTCGCGGCCGCGGACCTGACGGACGCCGGCGAGACGCTGGCGCTCGTCGACCGGGTCGACCCGGACGCGGTCGTCCACTGGGCGGCGATCCCGACGCCGGAGCGACACGCCGGTCCGCGGGTGTTCGAGACGAACGTCACGGCCACGTACAACGTCCTGTCGGCGGCCGGCCGGGTCGGCGCGGACGTGGTCCAGGCGTCCAGCGAGGCGAGCTACGGGCTGGCGTTCGCCGACGAGCCGCGGCTGCCGGCGGAGTTGCCGATCACCGTCGACCACCCACAGGAGCCGGAAGACCCGTACGGACTGGGGAAGGTCGTCGCGGAGGAGACCGCCGAGACGGTCGTCCGGCGGGACGGCGTCGCCGTCACCTCCGTCCGGCCGTCGTGGATCCAGTACCCCGGGGAGTACGAGTGTCGGCCGGTCGACGACCTCGCGGCCGGCGCGGGCAACTGTTGGTCGTACGTCGACGCGCGCGACGTCGCGGACCTGGTCGCGGCGGCCGTCGCCGATCCGCCGACGGGCCACGAGCCGGTCCACGCCGCCGCGGCCGACAGCTACCTCGACCGCCCGACCGCCGACGCCGTCCGGGAGTTCTTCGGCGACCTGCCGACCGACTGCTCGCTGTCCGGGAGGGCGTCGGCGCTGTCGACCGCGCGGGCCCGAGAGCTGTTCGACTGGGCGCCCGAACACGGGTGGGAGACGGCGGCAGAGGCGACCGTCGCGTCACCGACCCTCTGGGAGTGA
- the mdh gene encoding malate dehydrogenase, which produces MTKVSIVGAAGTVGAAAGYNLALRDVVDELVFVDIPDKEDETVGQAADANHGVAYDSNTTVRQGGYEATAGSDVVVVTAGIPRQPGQTRIDLAGDNAPIMEDIGASLREHNDDFVSVTTSNPVDLLNRHLYETGERAREKVIGFGGRLDSARFRYVLSERFDAPVQNVEATILGEHGDAQAPVFSKVRVDGTDPSFDADEREEILADLQQSAMDVIERKGATQWGPATGVAHMVEAILHDTGAVLPGSIPLDGEYGYEDTAVGVPLKLGSDGVEEVVEWDLADYESELLDEAAEKLSDQYDQMTAEAE; this is translated from the coding sequence ATGACAAAAGTGAGCATCGTCGGCGCGGCCGGCACCGTCGGGGCCGCGGCCGGCTACAACCTGGCGCTACGGGACGTGGTCGACGAGCTGGTGTTCGTGGACATCCCGGACAAGGAAGACGAGACCGTGGGGCAGGCGGCCGACGCCAACCACGGCGTCGCGTACGACTCCAACACGACGGTCCGGCAGGGCGGCTACGAGGCGACGGCCGGGTCGGACGTGGTCGTCGTCACGGCCGGTATCCCACGTCAGCCCGGGCAGACCCGGATCGACCTCGCGGGCGACAACGCCCCGATCATGGAGGACATCGGCGCGTCGCTGCGGGAGCACAACGACGACTTCGTCTCCGTCACCACCTCGAACCCGGTGGACCTGCTCAACCGTCACCTGTACGAGACCGGCGAGCGGGCCCGCGAGAAGGTGATCGGCTTCGGCGGCCGGCTGGACTCCGCCCGGTTCCGGTACGTGTTGTCCGAGCGGTTCGACGCCCCGGTCCAGAACGTCGAGGCGACGATCCTCGGCGAGCACGGCGACGCACAGGCGCCGGTGTTCTCGAAGGTGCGCGTCGACGGCACGGACCCGTCGTTCGACGCCGACGAGCGCGAGGAGATCCTGGCCGACCTCCAACAGTCCGCGATGGACGTGATCGAACGGAAAGGGGCCACCCAGTGGGGGCCGGCGACCGGCGTCGCCCACATGGTCGAGGCGATCCTCCACGACACGGGCGCGGTGTTGCCGGGCTCGATCCCGCTCGACGGGGAGTACGGCTACGAGGACACTGCGGTCGGCGTCCCGCTGAAGCTCGGCAGTGACGGCGTCGAGGAGGTCGTCGAGTGGGACCTGGCCGACTACGAGTCGGAGCTGCTCGACGAGGCCGCCGAGAAGCTGTCCGACCAGTACGACCAGATGACCGCCGAGGCAGAGTAG